In a genomic window of Nothobranchius furzeri strain GRZ-AD chromosome 14, NfurGRZ-RIMD1, whole genome shotgun sequence:
- the LOC139062763 gene encoding interleukin-1 receptor-like 1, giving the protein MLNSTLLSPDVPNYTAVPYNITWYNSKTGQEMSNQTGRILVLGETLWFLNTTLEDAGEYTTVLRTPLSCFMQSTKLVVDTPNAGECERPQKTSQELTDGVADHLNCPLGEYIYKLESYRITSSIQWYKVSFIKSSKNQLFFYFIKQTLVVILHLQCCPQLFVPPGIFRLKVTFIQPESCCLTGNDIGVSQQTIR; this is encoded by the exons ATGCTCAACAGCACCCTGCTCTCACCGGATGTCCCAAACTACACAGCTGTCCCGTACAACATCACCTGGTACAACTCAAAGACCGGCCAAGAAATGAGCAACCAGACTGGGCGGATCCTGGTGCTAGGAGAGACGCTTTGGTTCCTCAATACAACACTGGAAGATGCAGGAGAATATACGACCGTTCTGCG AACCCCACTGAGCTGCTTCATGCAGTCCACTAAGCTTGTGGTGGACACACCAAACGCTGGCGAGTGTGAACGACCACAGAAAACCTCTCAAGAGCTTACGGATGGAGTGGCTGACCATCTGAACTGCCCGCTGGGGGAATATATTTACAAACTGGAAAGCTATCGCATCACTTCCTCTATCCAGTGGTACAAAGTGAGTTTTATTAAGTCCAGCAAAAATCAGCtcttcttttattttattaaacaaaCTCTTGTGGTTATTTTACATTTACAGTGCTGCCCACAGTTGTTCGTACCCCCTGGCATATTTAGACTTAAAGTTACTTTTATTCAACCAGAGAGTTGTTgtttgacaggaaatgacataggTGTCTCCCAGCAGACAATAAGATGA